In a genomic window of Zingiber officinale cultivar Zhangliang chromosome 9B, Zo_v1.1, whole genome shotgun sequence:
- the LOC122024858 gene encoding E3 ubiquitin-protein ligase PUB23-like gives MEEEEAAAAAAMAAEGGGVPHFFLCPISMELMRDPVTVATGVTYERKNIEKWLFVYNKFTCPATMQRLPSFHLTPNHTVSRLISSFVASFPSPPPPPPPPPTPFSHRRKVDQVEALLCSIRTGPFKSARLKELRSVLAGDANLLDDVNVSSKVLECVIAEIVNSADFVGFGACEEAFGVLALLPLSDKATVDVVVKPEHLRPIMAVLQSGSADARVDAMSILVKISKVNRDHWIPTDQELDLFTALLELLSDEISSSTKLSLCSLDLLLELAVRSRRSRSRAVEAGAVRVLVELLPEAGRRSCERALLLLKRLCELPEGRAAFAEHGLGVAAVTKKLLRVSETATKLGVKVLWLVSSFSAAGKVAEEMVVVGAVSKMVTLLHAAGGSSTKERAIAMIKLHGGLWRQFPCFPCELTNFMRSNR, from the coding sequence atggaagaagaagaagcggcggcggcggcggcgatggCGGCTGAGGGAGGAGGGGTTCCTCACTTCTTCCTCTGCCCCATCTCCATGGAGCTCATGCGCGATCCCGTCACCGTAGCCACCGGCGTCACCTACGAGCGCAAGAACATCGAGAAATGGCTCTTCGTCTACAATAAGTTCACATGCCCCGCCACCATGCAACGCCTCCCCTCCTTCCACCTCACGCCCAACCACACCGTCAGCCGCCTCATCTCCTCCTTCGTCGCCTCCTTCCcttcccctcctcctcctcctcctcctcctcctactcCCTTCTCCCATCGCCGGAAAGTTGACCAAGTCGAGGCTCTGCTCTGCAGCATACGTACCGGCCCCTTCAAGTCCGCCCGCCTCAAAGAGCTCCGCTCTGTTCTCGCCGGCGACGCAAATCTCCTCGACGATGTCAATGTGTCGTCGAAGGTGCTCGAGTGCGTCATCGCGGAGATAGTGAACAGCGCCGACTTCGTTGGATTCGGCGCCTGCGAGGAGGCCTTCGGCGTCCTCGCGCTGCTTCCCCTGTCGGACAAAGCCACTGTCGACGTTGTAGTGAAGCCGGAGCACTTGAGGCCCATCATGGCCGTCCTCCAAAGTGGAAGCGCCGACGCCCGTGTCGACGCCATGTCGATCTTAGTCAAGATCTCGAAAGTGAATAGGGATCATTGGATCCCCACCGACCAGGAATTAGATCTTTTCACGGCGCTGCTGGAGCTTCTCTCCGACGAGATCTCCTCTTCGACCAAGCTGAGCCTCTGCTCTCTGGACTTGCTCCTCGAGCTGGCGGTGCGCTCGCGGCGGAGCCGCTCTCGCGCGGTCGAGGCCGGCGCGGTGCGCGTGCTGGTGGAGCTCCTACCGGAGGCCGGCCGGCGAAGCTGCGAGCGGGCCCTACTGCTGCTGAAGCGACTGTGCGAGCTGCCGGAGGGGCGGGCGGCATTCGCGGAGCACGGACTGGGCGTGGCGGCGGTCACAAAGAAGTTGCTGCGTGTTTCGGAGACGGCGACCAAGCTGGGAGTGAAGGTGCTGTGGCTGGTGAGTAGCTTCTCAGCGGCGGGGAAGGTGGCGGAGGAGATGGTGGTGGTCGGGGCGGTGAGCAAAATGGTGACTCTGTTGCATGCTGCTGGAGGATCATCGACCAAAGAGAGGGCGATCGCCATGATCAAGTTGCATGGGGGTTTATGGAGGCAGTTCCCGTGTTTTCCTTGCGAACTAACAAACTTCATGCGATCGAATCGTTGA